In Gasterosteus aculeatus chromosome 15, fGasAcu3.hap1.1, whole genome shotgun sequence, a single genomic region encodes these proteins:
- the LOC120832608 gene encoding pleckstrin homology domain-containing family G member 3, with the protein MFRKHSPYGQEGCETEYGFRVSCIQTWFNKDTQTKLPAHFLIILFLSFPISFLPLCVFPRFSPQQPGPREEMVGFSTERAAFKLGHVGNDLSQSPQLSSPLSAGEHERAYSRLCVELPEGDGERPLSLASTLSSGSSRDSRSLFGSTAALPSSATPPEQSEDDIDLELSPAESAGERPPGRGRGRSQSPPPTTTSGGRWPERREPGAAQRNGDGKARFPASPVVARAMAPDPKLTYLDRVVMEIIETERMYVKDLRSIVEDYLAHIIDMSNLPIQPEQVCGLFGNIEDIYEFNSELLQSLDMCESDPVAIARCFVDKREYFDIYTQYCTNYPNSVAALTDCMGSKTLATFFQDRQAALKRSLPLGSYLLKPVQRILKYHLLLQEIAKHFDSDEEGYEVIQEAINTMTGVAWYINDMKRKHEHAVRVQEIQSLLINWKGPDLTTYGELVLEGTFHVLRAKNTRTLFLFERMLLITKKRGEHYVYKTHISCSTLMLLDSAKDPLLFSVIHFKHPKQPHTVQAKSVEEKRLWAHQIKRLILENHNTIIPQQAKEAIMDHSMYPGKYHYSPERLKKAESFQGDDFHLAGRNGRRRSEPAKHTILGTKAVLKHADSEGALLGERCSLRPAASDSTQAPALSQAPSERPCAKDLNPGGPTDRDPRLEPRPSEGGLQPDTPEEEKGESYKEDVLMGDDQVADFASSVLAAISCWHYRARALLSTRFTTTDNYNNGGVRPPAQEEKQVDVAVKETKVGVAEPCPLDRVPQERQSRRPESPVCPVQQGADTPESHDDSRETAEEEEEEEGESDSSGGHQAEETSVLTNGELSEEEEEALSGNASILPSSVLDQASVIAERFIGGLSRRSSLVSEDLGSPACPSPSIENDIFKSPSACVDLEQQTQTPARSPPEPKVTGEAAPSTPAPALPPNGRAEEEPGSTLSKRDRLLIRKIRRYYQHAENEDASFSIKRRESLSYIPAGLVRHLSRQLNSVPQEQAAPAQRKGLSRNRPTSWSVFDLPGLEKIPSPGAQPQTKPQRPVEAKARSQSITDATTTDEEFRDSSDMLKVWQDMEMEADRRDVRRITEETLSEPRLEATWDLGSGTPDVKTSKNPPPLSEESDGCAVSSPTTAFPPAEGGSCPDSTSPDKLPKLISFRSSIDEDQILQDMGKMKNKVFQLARQYSQRIKSNRPIVWPRNRERANPPSFKSLPAVREERIQCRKKGKPDLRLPLNTCDHSVVHEERSPSPVQTPGSGPGSEPGSPETDGFCWPAVHELRTKYTDSGHSPNGTPACAVPNGTPECCARQDGSSSDLRGAPTDGPSAALEDRCRVEEEEDRAAPRVQPLLCRWSSLDHVLGSLPLHEAQSFQEPVRSSFTTSQVSLITRGGDRDPDCTAKAAAPAPGKTTESNLVKSLREKFQSLTASS; encoded by the exons ATGTTTAGGAAACATTCCCCATATGGCCAGGAAGGATGTGAAACTGAATATGGATTCCGTGTCTCTTGTATTCAGACGTGGTtcaataaagacacacaaacaaagctaCCGGCCCACTTTTTAATCatattatttctctcttttcccatcagtttcctgcctctctgtGTTTTTCCAAGGTTCAGCCCTCAGCAGCCGGGACCGCGGGAGGAAATGGTCGGCTTTTCCACAGAACGTGCCGCGTTTAAATTAGGCCACGTCGGGAATGATTTGAGCC AATCCCCTCAGTTGTCGTCGCCCCTCTCCGCCGGCGAACATGAGCGAGCGTACAGCCGGCTGTGCGTGGAGCTTCCGGAGGGAGACGGCGAGCGTCCGTTGAGCCTGGCGTCCACCCTGTCCTCCGGTTCGTCCCGCGACAGCCGCAGCCTCTTCGGAAGCACCGCGGCCCTTCCTTCCTCCGCCACCCCGCCCGAGCAGAGCGAGGACGACATCGACCTGGAGCTGAGCCCGGCCGAAAGCGCCGGGGAGCGACCCCCGGGCCGAGGCCGGGGCCGGAGCCAGAGCCCGCCCCCGACCACCACCTCCGGGGGCCGCTGGCCGGAGCGGCGGGAGCCGGGGGCTGCCCAGCGGAACGGCGACGGGAAGGCCCGCTTCCCCGCCTCGCCCGTCGTCGCGCGCGCCATGGCGCCCGACCCCAAGCTGACCTATTTGGACCGCGTCGTCATGGAGATCATCGAGACGGAGCGCATGTACGTCAAAGACCTGCGCAGCATCGTGGAG gACTACTTGGCTCACATTATCGATATGAGTAACCTTCCCATACAGCCGGAGCAAGTGTGCGGCCTCTTTGGAAACATAGAGGACATCTATGAGTTCAACAG TGAACTGCTGCAGTCCTTAGACATGTGTGAGAGCGACCCGGTGGCCATCGCACGATGCTTTGTCGATAAG AGGGAATACTTTGATATATATACGCAGTATTGCACCAACTATCCCAA CTCCGTGGCAGCACTGACCGACTGCATGGGGAGTAAAACGCTGGCCACCTTCTTCCAGGACCGGCAGGCCGCTCTGAAGCGCTCCCTCCCTCTGGGCTCCTACCTGCTGAAGCCGGTCCAGAGGATCCTGAAGtaccacctgctgcttcag GAAATTGCGAAGCACTTTGACTCGGACGAGGAAGGCTATGAGGTCATTCAGGAGGCCATCAACACCATGACCGGCGTGGCCTGGTACATCAACGACATGAAGAGGAAACATGAACATGCTGTCAGAGTGCAG GAGATCCAGTCTCTCCTCATCAACTGGAAGGGTCCTGACCTGACCACCTACGGAGAGCTGGTGCTGGAGGGCACCTTTCATGTGCTGCGGGCGAAGAACACCCGAACTCTCTTCCTCTTCGAGAGGATGCTCCTCATTACCAAGAAAAGAGGGGAACACTACGTCTACAAGACCCACATCTCC tgcTCCACCCTGATGCTCCTCGACAGTGCCAAGGACCCCCTGCTCTTCAGTGTTATCCATTTTAAGCATCCCAAGCAACCCCACACAGTGCAG GCCAAGTCGGTGGAGGAGAAGCGCCTGTGGGCCCATCAAATCAAGAGGCTCATTCTTGAGAACCacaacaccatcatcccccAGCAG GCAAAAGAAGCCATCATGGACCATTCTATGT ATCCAGGGAAGTACCACTACAGCCCCGAGAGGCTGAAGAAGGCAGAGTCCTTCCAAGGGGATGACTTTCATCTTGCAGGGCGGAATGGGAGAAGAAGATCAg agcctgcaaaacacacaatacTGGGCACAAAAG CTGTTTTGAAG CACGCAGACAGTGAGGGCGCGCTGCTGGGGGAGAGGTGCTCCCTCCGGCCCGCTGCTAGTGACAGTACGCAGGCCCCCGCTCTAAGCCAGGCGCCGTCCGAGAGGCCATGTGCGAAGGATCTGAATCCCGGAGGTCCCACTGACCGTGACCCCAGGCTGGAGCCTCGGCCCAGCGAGGGCGGGCTGCAGCCGGACACgcccgaggaggagaagggggagagttACAAGGAGGATGTACTGATGGGAGACGACCAGGTAGCCGACTTTGCCAGCTCAGTGCTGGCGGCCATCTCCTGCTGGCACTATAGAGCCAGGGCTTTGCTTTCCACTCGCTTCACAACG ACTGACAATTACAACAACGGAGGAGTAAGACCTCCGGCGCAAGAGGAAAAACAGGTGGATGTGGCTGTGAAAGAGACAAAG GTCGGCGTGGCGGAGCCGTGTCCTCTGGACCGTGTCCCCCAAGAGAGGCAGAGCCGCCGGCCCGAGTCTCCCGTCTGCCCTGTGCAACAAGGAGCCGACACTCCGGAGTCTCACGACGACTCGAGGGAAaccgcggaggaggaggaggaggaggaaggggagagcgATTCATCTGGTGGTCATCAAGCGGAGGAGACGAGTGTACTGACGAACGGCGAGCTCtcggaagaggaggaagaggcgctCTCGGGCAACGCAAGCATCCTGCCGTCCTCCGTGCTGGACCAGGCGAGCGTGATAGCTGAGCGCTTCATCGGCGGCCTTTCGAGAAGGAGCAGCCTGGTCTCTGAAGACCTGGGGTCCCCCGCGTGCCCCTCACCCTCAATAGAAAATGACATCTTCAAAAGCCCCTCGGCTTGCGTGGATTTAGAGCAGCAGACTCAAACGCCGGCTCGCTCCCCCCCGGAGCCGAAGGTCACCGGCGAGGCCGCCCCGTCGACGCCTGCACCGGCCCTCCCGCCGAACGGCCGCGCTGAGGAGGAACCCGGGTCCACTCTCTCTAAACGGGATCGCCTCCTCATCCGCAAGATCAGGAGATACTACCAGCACGCCGAGAACGAAGACGCCAGCTTCAGCATCAAGCGCCGGGAGAGTCTCTCCTACATCCCGGCGGGTCTGGTGCGGCACCTGAGCCGACAGCTGAACAGTGTTCCTCAGGAGCAGGCCGCCCCGGCTCAAAGGAAAGGCCTTTCTCGGAACCGCCCCACTTCCTGGTCGGTGTTTGACCTTCCCGGCTTGGAAAAGATTCCAAGCCCCGGCGCTCAACCACAGACGAAGCCACAGAGACCAGTGGAGGCCAAGGCCAGATCCCAGAGCATCACAGACGCCACCACCACCGATGAAGAGTTCAGAGACTCGTCAGACATGCTCAAGGTCTGGCAGGACATGGAAATGGAAGCGGACCGCCGGGACGTCCGGCGAATTACAGAGGAGACGCTTAGCGAACCGAGGTTAGAAGCGACGTGGGATCTCGGCTCAGGCACTCCAGATGTTAAAACCAGTAAGAACCCACCTCCCCTTTCAGAAGAGTCCGATGGCTGCGCCGTCTCATCTCCCACCACAGCCTTTCCACCGGCGGAGGGGGGGTCCTGTCCGGACTCCACGTCTCCAGACAAGCTGCCCAAGTTGATCAGCTTCCGATCGAGCATCGACGAGGACCAGATCCTACAGGACATGGGGAAGATGAAGAACAAGGTGTTCCAGCTGGCGCGCCAGTACAGTCAGCGCATCAAGAGTAACAGGCCGATAGTCTGGCCGAGGAACCGAGAAAGAGCAAATCCACCGAGCTTCAAGAGCTTGCCGGCTGTCCGCGAGGAGAGGATTCAATGTAGGAAAAAGG gtAAACCCGACCTGAGGTTGCCCTTGAACACTTGCGATCACTCAGTCGTCCACGAGGAGCGTTCTCCGAGCCCGGTCCAGACGCCCGGCTCCGGCCCCGGCTCTGAACCCGGCTCCCCGGAGACGGACGGCTTCTGCTGGCCTGCGGTGCACGAGCTCCGCACCAAATACACAGACTCCGGCCACTCGCCAAACGGGACCCCTGCCTGCGCAGTCCCAAACGGGACGCCGGAGTGCTGCGCGCGCCAGGACGGCAGCTCCTCCGACCTCCGCGGCGCGCCGACGGACGGTCCGAGCGCGGCGCTGGAAGACAGGTGccgcgtggaggaggaggaggaccgggcGGCGCCCCGCGTCCAGCCCCTGCTGTGCAGGTGGAGCTCCTTAGACCACGTGCTCGggtctctccccctccacgaAGCGCAGAGCTTTCAggaacctgtgaggagcagcttCACAACAAGTCAGGTGTCTCTGATAACGAGAGGCGGGGACCGCGACCCTGACTGCACGGCGAAGGCCGCCGCCCCGGCTCCTGGGAAAACGACAGAAAGTAACCTGGTGAAAAGCTTACGAGAGAAGTTCCAGAGCTTAACCGCGAGCTCGTGA